One window from the genome of Streptomyces sp. NBC_00287 encodes:
- a CDS encoding glycoside hydrolase family 43 protein: protein MSREDDDLPQIPSRRLMLKGALAAGALTATPTVAGAAPSPKKAVPYVNPLVPHRADPHIHRHADGTYYFTATAPEYDRIILRRSRTLGGLTTAAESVIWRKHTTGNMGAHIWAPEIHRIGGKWYIYFAAAPAEDVWAIRIWVLENSNADPFKGTWVERGQLKTQWETFSLDATTFTHRGTRYLSWAQHEPGMANNTALWLSKMANPWTLTGPQIRLSTPEYDWECIGYKVNEGPSVIARNGRLFMTYSASATDANYCMGLLTIDADADLMNPANWAKSPAPVFTSNDTTKQYGPGHNSFTVAEDGRTDVLVYHARQYKEIVGDPLNDPNRHTRVQTLGWNPDGTPDFGIPVADTAKESA, encoded by the coding sequence ATGAGCCGCGAAGACGACGACCTGCCCCAGATCCCCAGTCGCCGACTGATGCTGAAGGGCGCCCTGGCCGCGGGCGCCCTCACCGCGACCCCCACCGTGGCCGGCGCCGCCCCGAGCCCGAAGAAGGCAGTCCCGTACGTGAATCCGCTTGTCCCGCACCGCGCCGACCCGCACATCCACCGCCACGCGGACGGCACCTACTACTTCACCGCCACCGCGCCGGAGTACGACCGCATCATCCTGCGCCGCTCACGCACCCTGGGCGGCCTCACCACCGCCGCCGAGTCCGTCATCTGGCGCAAGCACACCACCGGCAACATGGGCGCCCACATCTGGGCGCCGGAGATCCACCGCATCGGCGGCAAGTGGTACATCTACTTCGCCGCGGCGCCCGCCGAGGATGTGTGGGCCATCCGCATCTGGGTGCTGGAGAACTCCAACGCCGATCCCTTCAAGGGCACTTGGGTGGAGCGTGGTCAGCTGAAGACGCAGTGGGAGACCTTCTCCCTGGACGCCACCACCTTCACCCACCGCGGCACCCGCTATCTCTCCTGGGCCCAGCACGAGCCCGGCATGGCCAACAACACCGCCCTGTGGCTGTCGAAGATGGCCAACCCCTGGACCCTGACGGGCCCTCAAATCCGGTTGTCCACCCCCGAGTACGACTGGGAGTGCATCGGCTACAAAGTCAACGAGGGCCCCTCGGTCATCGCCCGCAACGGCCGGCTGTTCATGACGTACTCGGCCAGCGCCACCGACGCCAACTACTGCATGGGCCTGCTGACCATCGACGCGGACGCCGACCTGATGAACCCCGCGAACTGGGCCAAGTCCCCGGCCCCGGTGTTCACCAGCAACGACACGACCAAGCAGTACGGACCCGGCCACAACAGCTTCACCGTCGCCGAGGACGGCCGTACCGATGTCCTCGTCTACCACGCCCGCCAGTACAAGGAGATCGTCGGCGACCCGCTGAACGACCCCAACCGGCACACCCGCGTCCAGACCCTCGGCTGGAACCCCGACGGCACCCCGGACTTCGGTATACCCGTGGCCGACACAGCCAAGGAGAGTGCGTGA
- a CDS encoding RICIN domain-containing protein has translation MRRAYAVLLALCLALAGALVTAGPAQAAPQTITNGTQFTDTSGNPVHAHGGGVIKVGAYYYWFGENRNADNTFRYVSAYRSTDLKNWEFRNHVLTEATDPELATANIERPKVMYNAATGKFVMWMHKENGVDYSEARAAVAVSDTVDGDYTWQGSFRPLGQHMSRDITVFVDTDGTGYMVSAARENYDLHIYRLTSDYTGIAALVADPWHGGHREAPALFKRNGVYFMLTSGATGWSPNQQQYATATSLSGPWTAMTNIGDSTAYGSQTAYVLPVQGTSATSYLYLGDRWGNSFGGTVNDSRYVWLPLTFPSSTTMSMSWTPEVTVDTATGTVSGTSATYNTLIARHSGRCADVTSQSQWQGAQLKQYDCNGGTHQKYWFKPVGGGYYQLMARHSSLCVRENASTVTQENCNASATNQQWSMTSTGSYVNVVSRATGECLDVNGASTANSAAIITYTCNGGTNQQWTRGS, from the coding sequence ATGAGACGTGCGTACGCGGTCCTGCTCGCCCTCTGTCTGGCGCTCGCGGGAGCCCTGGTCACCGCCGGGCCCGCCCAGGCCGCACCCCAGACGATCACCAACGGCACCCAGTTCACCGACACTTCGGGGAATCCGGTGCACGCCCACGGCGGCGGAGTCATCAAGGTCGGCGCGTACTACTACTGGTTCGGCGAGAACCGCAACGCCGACAACACCTTCCGGTATGTCTCCGCCTACCGTTCCACGGACCTGAAGAACTGGGAGTTCCGCAACCACGTCCTGACCGAGGCCACCGACCCCGAGCTGGCCACCGCCAACATCGAGCGGCCCAAGGTCATGTACAACGCGGCCACCGGCAAGTTCGTGATGTGGATGCACAAGGAGAACGGCGTCGACTACAGCGAGGCGCGCGCCGCGGTCGCCGTCTCCGACACCGTGGACGGCGACTACACCTGGCAGGGCAGCTTCCGCCCGCTCGGCCAGCACATGTCCCGGGACATCACGGTCTTCGTCGACACCGACGGCACCGGCTACATGGTCTCGGCCGCCCGGGAGAACTACGACCTGCACATCTACCGCCTGACCAGCGACTACACCGGTATCGCCGCCCTGGTCGCCGACCCCTGGCACGGCGGCCACCGCGAGGCACCGGCGCTGTTCAAACGTAACGGCGTCTACTTCATGCTCACTTCGGGCGCGACGGGCTGGAGCCCCAACCAGCAGCAGTACGCGACCGCCACCTCCCTGTCCGGCCCCTGGACCGCCATGACGAACATCGGCGACTCCACGGCGTACGGCTCGCAGACCGCGTACGTCCTTCCCGTGCAGGGGACTTCGGCCACCTCCTATCTCTACCTCGGCGACCGCTGGGGCAACTCCTTCGGCGGGACCGTCAATGACTCCCGCTACGTGTGGCTGCCGCTGACCTTCCCGAGCTCCACCACGATGTCCATGTCCTGGACTCCGGAGGTCACCGTCGACACGGCCACCGGGACGGTCAGCGGCACGAGCGCCACGTACAACACGCTGATCGCCCGCCACTCCGGCCGGTGCGCCGATGTGACCAGTCAGTCGCAGTGGCAGGGCGCCCAGCTCAAGCAGTACGACTGCAACGGCGGCACCCACCAGAAGTACTGGTTCAAGCCCGTCGGCGGCGGCTACTACCAGCTGATGGCCCGTCATAGCTCCCTCTGCGTCCGGGAGAACGCGAGCACGGTGACACAGGAGAACTGCAACGCCTCGGCGACGAACCAGCAGTGGTCGATGACCAGCACCGGCTCCTACGTCAACGTCGTCTCCCGCGCCACCGGCGAGTGCCTCGATGTGAACGGCGCGTCCACCGCCAACTCCGCCGCGATCATCACGTACACCTGCAACGGAGGTACGAATCAGCAGTGGACGCGGGGGAGTTGA
- a CDS encoding rhamnogalacturonan lyase B N-terminal domain-containing protein, whose protein sequence is MSDSGTVGRRTFVLGTAAAVSTAALSGTASAAAFGWSDDGTNYVIDTGANLVFKVSKSNGDLSSLVYRGVEYQGYGGKNSHIESGLGSSTVTITQSGSTILVSVTYGTLRHYYAARSGENNIYVWTNKADTSVSATRFILRVKAGLFLNDEPDSYTYAPTTIEASDVFAKSDGQTRSKHYSKLRVMDYNYVGWSAGGVGLWIVRSNHEKASGGPFYRSLLRHQSADGGGLYEILYYGQNQTESERFGLQGPYVIALTDGGAPSSALYPGTLTTSWADSLGMSGYVGASGRGRVAGVGITGRNTAYAYTVGLANSAAQYWGSARASDGYFSIAGVLPGTYTLTVFKDELAVYTGSVTVTAGATTTLNTIAIPSSNDPANATAIWRIGDWNGTPRGFKNADLMTYAHPSDVRAAAWTGNVVIGSGTETSGFPCYLWKDVNSGIVVYFRLTAAQAAAAHTLRIGVTTAYANGRPQVVVNDTWTSAIPSPPTQPNTRSLTNGSYRGNNHTFTYSVPASAWLTDTSAYNTLRINVVSGSGTTSYLSAGTSIDAIDLLA, encoded by the coding sequence ATGTCCGATTCCGGAACGGTCGGCCGCCGCACCTTCGTCCTCGGCACCGCAGCCGCCGTGAGCACGGCGGCTCTGAGCGGCACCGCCTCCGCCGCCGCCTTCGGCTGGAGCGACGACGGCACGAACTACGTCATCGACACCGGCGCCAACCTGGTCTTCAAGGTCAGCAAGTCCAACGGCGATCTCTCCTCGCTGGTCTACCGGGGCGTGGAGTACCAGGGCTACGGCGGCAAGAACTCGCACATCGAGTCCGGCCTCGGCAGCTCCACCGTGACGATCACGCAGTCCGGTTCGACGATCCTGGTGTCGGTCACCTACGGCACGCTCCGGCACTACTACGCGGCCCGCAGCGGCGAGAACAACATCTACGTGTGGACCAACAAGGCCGACACCTCCGTCTCCGCGACCCGCTTCATCCTGCGCGTGAAGGCGGGGCTCTTCCTCAACGACGAGCCCGACTCCTACACCTACGCCCCCACCACCATCGAGGCCTCCGACGTCTTCGCGAAGTCCGACGGCCAGACCCGCTCCAAGCACTACTCCAAGCTGCGGGTGATGGACTACAACTACGTCGGCTGGTCGGCCGGTGGCGTCGGTCTGTGGATCGTGCGCAGCAACCACGAGAAGGCCTCGGGCGGCCCCTTCTACCGCTCGCTCCTGCGCCACCAGAGCGCGGACGGCGGCGGCCTGTACGAGATCCTGTACTACGGCCAGAACCAGACCGAGTCGGAGCGCTTCGGCCTCCAGGGCCCGTACGTCATCGCGCTCACGGACGGCGGCGCGCCCTCCTCCGCCCTCTACCCGGGGACCCTCACCACCTCCTGGGCGGACTCCCTCGGGATGTCCGGCTACGTCGGCGCGAGCGGCCGGGGCCGGGTGGCCGGCGTCGGGATCACCGGGCGGAACACGGCGTACGCCTACACCGTGGGCCTCGCCAACTCGGCGGCGCAGTACTGGGGTTCGGCGCGCGCCTCGGACGGCTACTTCTCCATCGCCGGCGTCCTGCCGGGGACGTACACGCTCACCGTCTTCAAGGACGAACTCGCCGTGTACACCGGCTCGGTGACGGTCACGGCGGGCGCGACGACCACCCTCAACACGATCGCGATCCCCTCCTCGAACGACCCCGCCAACGCGACCGCGATCTGGCGTATCGGCGACTGGAACGGCACGCCCAGGGGCTTCAAGAACGCCGATCTGATGACGTACGCGCATCCGTCGGACGTCCGCGCCGCCGCCTGGACCGGGAACGTGGTGATCGGCAGCGGGACCGAGACCTCCGGCTTCCCCTGCTACCTCTGGAAGGACGTCAACAGCGGGATCGTCGTGTACTTCAGACTCACCGCCGCTCAGGCCGCCGCCGCGCACACCCTGCGCATCGGCGTGACGACGGCCTACGCCAACGGCCGCCCGCAGGTCGTCGTCAACGACACCTGGACGTCCGCCATCCCCTCCCCGCCCACACAGCCGAACACGCGGTCGCTGACCAACGGTTCGTACCGCGGCAACAACCACACGTTCACCTACAGCGTCCCGGCGTCCGCCTGGCTGACGGACACCAGCGCCTACAACACGCTGAGGATCAATGTGGTGAGCGGTTCGGGGACGACGTCCTATCTCAGCGCAGGCACGTCGATCGACGCGATCGACCTGCTGGCCTGA
- a CDS encoding rhamnogalacturonan acetylesterase produces MRRSSIAVLAAVTLSTALSAVPAQAGESAPGMANCTATACHFDLPPGTYDVKVLLGGSAESSTAITGETRRALLPETAAPAGERVARSFTVNVRTPEGEPTGATGTPGLDLTIGGSAPALADIRVTPARHARQIFLVGDSTVCDQPGDPYYGWGQQLPQYLRKGVSVANYADSGESTVTYLGNPQLWATVQPQIRRGDLVLIQLAHNDKTTDGATYRANLETLVAGVREQGGEPVLVTPIVRRWFNSDGTLNNGTALLVNGLGVDHPAVVRSVAAAEGVPLIDLTAESKALVESLGVEGSKSLYLYNEKRDNTHTSVRGATAYAELVRDELRAQGLVPEGLVRVG; encoded by the coding sequence GTGAGACGTTCGAGCATCGCTGTACTGGCGGCGGTGACGCTGAGTACCGCGCTGAGTGCCGTGCCCGCGCAGGCGGGGGAGTCGGCGCCGGGCATGGCGAACTGCACCGCCACCGCCTGCCACTTCGACCTCCCGCCCGGCACCTACGACGTGAAGGTGCTGCTGGGCGGCTCAGCCGAGTCGAGCACGGCCATCACCGGCGAGACCCGGCGCGCCCTGCTCCCCGAGACGGCCGCACCCGCCGGCGAACGCGTCGCCCGCAGCTTCACCGTGAACGTCCGCACCCCCGAGGGCGAACCGACCGGCGCCACCGGAACTCCCGGCCTGGACCTGACGATCGGCGGCTCGGCCCCCGCCCTTGCCGACATCCGCGTGACCCCCGCCCGGCACGCCCGCCAGATCTTCCTCGTCGGCGACTCCACGGTCTGCGACCAGCCCGGTGACCCCTACTACGGCTGGGGCCAACAGCTCCCGCAGTACCTCCGCAAGGGTGTCTCGGTCGCCAACTACGCGGACTCCGGCGAGAGTACGGTCACCTATCTGGGGAACCCGCAGCTGTGGGCCACCGTTCAGCCGCAGATCCGCCGCGGCGACCTCGTGCTGATCCAGCTCGCGCACAACGACAAGACGACGGACGGGGCGACGTACCGCGCCAACCTGGAGACACTGGTGGCGGGCGTACGGGAGCAGGGCGGCGAACCCGTGCTCGTCACCCCGATCGTGCGCCGCTGGTTCAACTCCGACGGCACGCTCAACAACGGCACCGCACTGCTGGTGAACGGCCTGGGCGTGGACCATCCGGCGGTCGTCCGTTCGGTCGCCGCGGCCGAGGGTGTCCCGCTGATCGACCTGACCGCGGAGTCCAAGGCGCTGGTCGAGTCGCTCGGCGTGGAGGGCTCCAAGTCCCTTTACCTGTACAACGAGAAGCGCGACAACACCCACACCTCGGTACGCGGAGCCACGGCGTACGCGGAACTGGTCCGTGACGAACTACGGGCCCAGGGTCTGGTGCCCGAGGGCCTGGTGAGGGTGGGATGA